A region from the Aquimarina sp. ERC-38 genome encodes:
- a CDS encoding UvrD-helicase domain-containing protein: protein MQDNKTNLSGLNEKQKQAVVSECKRLLVLAGAGSGKTKTLLQKLIYLIEEKGVNPSNILAITFTKNAANEMLDRLILSADDTEEYAEILADKYRSTKEKETERYFFTKKFKWIDNLTLRTFHSLCYSIIRNFGVNEFDNKFKIIGDTKATNNEFAKYAATETAFEVIHKILIEHCESNEYLLNLKKYILDYMIDKIHIENDTRFSLPKNGKFYTTLNGTKVRSKSEQYIADWLYRHSIKFEYEPNVNFRDFTFRPDFYIPEANLYLEHVSNKSFPTEGKEEQFYKVNKLLVKTFEHQTKDTALFNVALERIIKNRLPSDYHFATALSFEEEFKTYHKEVKDFLRQTIRVIDMVKVENQLPTSVLEQSQEDQHERVRDYYKLAIPIIEQYQSYCTNRSYLDFNDMITRTISLFKNHNEIADKFREKFEYILVDEFQDVNNLQVGLIKLLLTDNNQLFCVGDDWQSIYGFRGSNVDYIVNFKEHFDKSEIIKLSMNYRSTEHIVGASNEVIKHNKFKVDKDVRSNKKSSSKIHIYAGKDEAKNIEYVLEQVMKLKDKGYKKEDILFLYRRNKMFDPYFERFKQERIFVSGKTIHASKGLEAKAVFIIGLTEGSGGFPDIWMEDRIYQIIKKSNHDLLLEEERRLFYVAITRAKDDLFLITEKGNESSFLKEIPDDFTFKTSIPFKSVIEEIIMCSNCSNRLDEGFAFCPYCGEEQKFV from the coding sequence ATGCAAGATAATAAAACCAATTTAAGTGGATTAAATGAAAAACAAAAGCAGGCAGTTGTTTCTGAGTGTAAAAGATTGCTTGTTCTTGCAGGTGCTGGTTCGGGAAAAACTAAAACACTTCTTCAAAAGCTTATTTATTTAATTGAGGAAAAAGGTGTTAATCCAAGTAATATTTTAGCAATTACTTTTACTAAAAACGCAGCTAATGAAATGCTTGACAGGTTGATTCTTTCGGCAGATGACACCGAAGAATATGCTGAAATTCTTGCCGATAAATATCGAAGTACTAAAGAGAAAGAAACAGAACGTTATTTTTTTACTAAAAAATTTAAATGGATTGATAATCTAACTTTAAGGACTTTTCATAGCCTTTGTTATAGTATTATTAGAAATTTTGGAGTAAATGAATTTGACAACAAATTCAAAATTATTGGGGACACAAAAGCAACTAATAATGAATTTGCAAAATATGCGGCAACTGAAACTGCTTTTGAAGTCATTCATAAAATTCTAATTGAGCATTGTGAATCCAACGAGTATCTACTCAATCTAAAAAAGTATATTTTGGATTATATGATTGACAAGATTCATATTGAAAATGATACACGTTTTTCTCTACCAAAAAACGGTAAGTTTTATACCACCCTTAACGGAACAAAAGTTCGTTCAAAATCAGAGCAATATATCGCCGATTGGCTTTATCGACACAGTATTAAGTTCGAATATGAACCAAATGTAAACTTTAGGGATTTTACATTCAGACCGGACTTTTATATTCCGGAAGCAAATTTGTATTTGGAACACGTAAGTAATAAAAGTTTTCCTACGGAGGGAAAAGAGGAACAGTTCTACAAAGTAAATAAATTGCTTGTAAAGACCTTTGAACATCAAACAAAAGATACTGCCCTATTTAATGTAGCTTTAGAACGAATTATAAAAAATCGTCTTCCTTCGGATTATCACTTTGCTACGGCTTTATCATTTGAAGAAGAATTTAAAACTTATCATAAAGAAGTAAAAGATTTTTTACGCCAAACAATACGGGTGATTGATATGGTAAAAGTGGAAAATCAACTACCTACATCTGTTCTGGAACAATCTCAAGAAGATCAACATGAAAGAGTTAGGGATTACTACAAACTAGCCATTCCGATAATTGAGCAGTATCAATCCTATTGTACTAATAGATCGTATCTTGATTTTAATGATATGATTACAAGAACTATCTCACTATTTAAAAATCATAATGAAATTGCAGATAAGTTTAGAGAAAAATTTGAGTATATTCTTGTAGACGAATTCCAAGACGTAAATAATTTGCAAGTTGGGTTAATAAAACTTCTGCTAACTGATAATAACCAACTTTTTTGTGTTGGAGATGATTGGCAAAGTATTTATGGTTTTAGGGGGTCAAATGTAGATTATATTGTCAACTTCAAGGAACATTTTGACAAATCGGAAATTATAAAGTTAAGTATGAATTACAGAAGTACCGAACATATTGTCGGGGCTAGTAATGAAGTAATTAAACATAATAAATTTAAGGTCGATAAAGATGTTCGTTCCAATAAAAAGTCAAGTAGCAAAATTCATATCTATGCAGGTAAAGATGAAGCAAAAAATATTGAATACGTACTGGAGCAAGTAATGAAATTAAAAGATAAAGGTTACAAAAAAGAGGATATACTATTTTTGTATCGTAGAAATAAAATGTTTGATCCATATTTTGAACGATTTAAACAAGAGCGGATATTTGTTTCAGGTAAAACTATTCACGCCTCAAAAGGACTTGAAGCAAAAGCTGTTTTCATCATAGGGTTAACAGAAGGTAGTGGTGGATTTCCTGATATTTGGATGGAGGACCGAATCTATCAAATTATTAAAAAATCCAATCATGATTTACTACTTGAAGAAGAACGGCGACTTTTTTATGTTGCGATTACGAGAGCAAAAGATGACTTGTTCCTGATTACTGAAAAAGGAAACGAATCAAGTTTCCTAAAAGAAATTCCGGATGATTTCACCTTTAAGACAAGTATTCCTTTTAAATCAGTGATTGAGGAAATAATAATGTGTTCAAATTGTAGCAACCGATTAGACGAAGGTTTTGCTTTTTGTCCATATTGCGGAGAAGAACAAAAATTTGTATAA
- the rplS gene encoding 50S ribosomal protein L19, which translates to MEDLVAYVQNEFVTKNEFPKFSAGDTITVFYEIKEGNKTRTQFFRGVVIQRRGSGSSETFTIRKMSGTVGVERIFPINLPAIQKIEINKKGKVRRARIFYFRELTGKKARIKEKRG; encoded by the coding sequence ATGGAAGATTTAGTAGCGTACGTACAAAACGAATTTGTAACAAAAAATGAATTCCCGAAGTTTTCTGCAGGTGATACCATCACCGTATTTTACGAAATCAAAGAAGGAAATAAAACCAGAACCCAGTTTTTTAGAGGAGTGGTTATTCAACGAAGAGGATCCGGTTCTTCTGAAACTTTTACGATCCGAAAAATGTCAGGAACCGTAGGTGTAGAACGTATCTTCCCTATTAACCTTCCGGCTATTCAAAAAATTGAAATTAATAAGAAAGGTAAAGTACGTAGAGCCAGAATATTCTACTTTAGAGAACTTACCGGTAAAAAAGCGCGTATTAAAGAAAAAAGAGGATAA